atgttCTATGTTCGGTTTGCTGagtatttactaaataaatagtatagttTCTCATATCCTATATAGAATATACTTGTCAAGCAAAATCTTCTTCTAGGCTGAACTCGCCTAATAACTCTTCTGAGTGTTGTCGATCTACATATAATGACAGACTAGTTGAAGAGATAACTATGCCAGTTGCAGGTTTGCAGTCGAAACATAATTTGAATTCGACGATTTATGGAGTTGTGTCACCTGTACCAATGCAGACCAAAATAAAGAAACCAACGCGAAATCTAATGTACGTGTTTCGTATGTAACTACTCGCAAAGAAGTCCTGGAGCGTTTGGAACAAGCTTCTGATGAAAGCGGGTTGGACAGGAGAGTTTCGTTGTGACCTGAAAACAACTACATTTGAATCTTCTCGAAGTGTGGATGACcatgtgaataaaataatgtcgACCGCATAGACATTCatcatcaatataaaacttaatattccTGAGCCTGTGCTCAGGAATATTAAGAATTAATGGCTCACTACACTGATGTTAGCTGGCCTCTGGCATCAAGATGAGTGATGATCCTATTAAATCTTAATTCCTGGCTGACTTGACATACTGGTTAGATCAGTGCTTCAATCTTACTTAACTTTACGAATTTCACGAATTTGGTTTTAAAAGTCGAACGcccaacaatattatataatacccTTAATAGAAAACAGAACATCTATGGTTACCCTCTCAAGTTCTGCCAGTCAAAGAAGGAGTAAAGATTGCCAAACCCTACATTTACaaattccatgcgatttgcttctAAGAAGAGATTTGCAGAACAAAGAAGAAGAAAGAACAAagcagattatattttttttttctttatggcattgtttggcggacgagcgtatggggcacctgatggtaagtggtcaccaccgcccatagacaaaggcgctgtaacaaatattaaccattccttacatcacctatgcgccaccaaccttgggaactaagatgttatgtcccttgtgcctgtgattacactggctcactcacccttctaaccggaacacgacaatacagtgtactgttatttgtgcggtagaatatctgatgagtgggtggtacctacccagatgggcttgcacaaagccctaccaccaagacgTTAACGTTAACGTTTGTaacgttaaatttttaaatgttgacttattaggtataattatgttatattattacttatatttacgcATCAATTCAATGCCAAAATTGTTTAGTTTGCGATCTTGTGGTTGGATTAGACTAAAGCTATCATCTTTACATGGTTAATTTGataatgtttcataatttaaaagatataattttaaaaaaagattcaaGCCGATTAAATTCCAAAAGGCAAGGTAggttaataaaacaaagattattatatttgtaagttaatttattttcaagaatGTTGTCGTTActtctctttaaaaaaattattctccGAGAGGATTGTTTATCCAGGGATATCTACGCGGACATCTGTTGCAGATTGTCATGTAGTAAGACGtctgaaaaaatatacttattaaacacgtaaaaaaagtttataaaaaaataaaaatagcacaaCATAATCGTAGACACAATAAATATCTGATATCATCTTGGAcaacacattttataatttttttggaaGGTTGAAAAACAAATGGGTTGATATCAATAGACTGTCAAAAATGTAAACCTATAATCACATTGTAAATGTTCCGCcaacttatgtatatttatgtcataattaatttgcTTGTCATATTGATATATGATAGATAATTTTAAGCCAGGGCGGATATTCAATGCGTGTGTAATCACAAgtacactctcataatccgattgtCACCGGAATGAGGTCCGGGCACAATTCGAGGCATGGAAATTTTAACACAACTAACCCCAGATAGCTTTAAGaatttatcgtaaaaaatactaataacttATTGGCAATATTGTCTCGACTTGTAATTTGAAACCAGAATGTTGGAATCTGTTAGACGAAACCAATGATTTATTATCGTAGTATTGACTACTCCACTTTCTTTAAAACGAAATATCTACAACgacatcaaattatattttaatttttcaacttACAGGATTGTGATCACTTTGTATTGGACCGCAGCTTGTAGGTCTGCAGGCAGCTGGATTTAATCTTTTGCAATCTTTCTTCACATATTCATTAACCGGGATAGGGTTTTGCACCCAATCAATAACATCATTGCCATTAACCTGATAATGTAAAAATGGTTACTTGTGCACCTTGTAAGATATGTTCAGCACACGCTACCAAAactaatagatataataaatcaatcacttaataaggaatagttaaatctaaaaatgtgatataattatctCACCATGAATACGTCGTTAAGATTGTTGATCATATTCAAGAAACGGGTAAACGCTCTCTGTAAACCAGGGTTCACGCGGATATACCATTCATGAATATAGAAACCGAAAGGAGCGCGGTTATTGAGGTAGTGCCTTTCAAAGTTTTCAAGGATGAATTTAAACCATCCTTCTTCGTTGTCTGAACCTGGactgaaatacaaaatatagttaCAGGTTAAAGTCTAAAGTCTTAAATCCAAAGAATGTTTTTTATGGTACTGGTGGCAAAAGAGCAATAGTCACACCTGACGGAAAGTGACCACCCCTAACTGacggtcactaatcagctggtgctcttctaggtaccgcaggagctgaaGGCTTATAATGTTTTACTTAGGAGAACAAAGAAGtaatggctataggcctataattggacgggtctgagtgGATCGGGTGCTTCAAAGCAGTCTTACAGGAGTTCAGGACGACGCCTAATACGTAGGATTGCTGGAAAAGACACGTTAAAACCGGTGCCAACTTGGGAGTACATGTCTGTAGCACGATCGGAAGGATGCCAtagggtccactcgacttatgaatatataaGGGAAGATGTGCTTTATGAACTACACTTAGGCGGAATTTAACCTTCGGCATCGTGGTATTACATCGCGGTATTGTTGGCGGTGagtttcctcggtcatccagaatCCGAAGAAGATGCAAAACGAGAGTCTAAAAGATCAGATTTCTTATTCAGGGTATGGGCGGCGGCAGTTCACGAAGGCAACAAACAAGGCCGCGAGGACTGGTATTGTActcccagagggggatcgacggtAACCTGAAGGTCAGATGataagtcagcagaaggtccaacaggggaGGAATATGATCCTCCATTTCACGTTGTCAAGGTGATCAGTTGTGTCAATGAATCAAATGTTAAAACGAAGTCAAGAACAGATCTGAACCTGCAGGATCTATAGTGCGTAATCCTAGCCATTCGGCACGGTGAGAATTAAAATTGCCAAGAATTACAAACTCTGCGAACGGGACGGAATCTGTAGCTAGTAGCTGTAGCCAGATAATACATAACATAGGTCCGATAGTCCCAAACGGGTGAAAGGGGTTGCCTTGTGATGACTGCTTGGCTTTCGCCGAACAGTGGCGGACAACAGAGGGCGGTctgcatccctgctcaggtggtgtacatCCTGAGCATAAATGCCCAGAGAGAGAACGAAATGTGGCAGCTTTGCTACCACTTTACGCTGATTTCTTGTAAAAAAGTGGACACTTCTCCGGACGTGCCGGCCTAATCGGCTGCAACCGAAGCTAtctctaatatatattattattgatattattgatgaaaaaatctatctattataaagcATGCCTTGCATCCTTTACTTTTTGTCAGGGCCCTTTgatagcccgtctgggtaggtaccatcaacTTAACAGATTTTCACCCCAAAAAACAGTACTCAGTTTTTTTACTGTTTCGGTTTGAGgggtaagtgagccaatgtaactacagacaaaagagacataaaatttttgttcccaaagttggtgacgcttttactacttattattaatatgatatatttcttacagcgccattgtctatatggtgaccacttaccacaagACTAAGCGACATGAAAGAcacaaaaaaagtattaaagcgTTATTACTTTATAAGCCTATCTATGGTTTATACTTTAGTAGTCTCATAATTATACAAGGATATCTTAAGCTatgttaaaattactaaataaaaaatactcactTGTAGAAGCATGTGTCTACCATTGAGCATGGGAATCCTTGCATATCAGTCCAAGCAACCATAGGCAATATCCAAGGACCAGGGATGGATGCGGTAGGGCATGGAGGTACGATGCAATCTTGAGTAGATTGATAGTGAAGAGTGTAGGGCCATAGACCGGGGTCAGTGAATCTAATAGTAGGCCAACTTAAATCGTAACGGAGACCAGCACTATTCATCATTTGGTAAGTTGAATTTCCAGACATTTGAAGGAAAGGACTGCGAAGGCCTGAAAATGAGATTTtcgtttaagtttaaaatttttacatacatatgtaatttataaggTTCTCAGACTTATAATTGAAATGTATTAGCAACATCGCTAGTagagatacatacatacatacatagatacattttactatttatacgtTTTCTTTTCTCATTAGTGTACAAACATTTACCATTTCTCTTTAGTTTAACCGTTggattgtttgttatttataaaaattaacatccatttaattctaatacatcttgaaaacaaatgaatattaacGAATTGTAATTACCTACGTAGATTCTTGTAAAACAATTTAGACATATATTATGATGTGATAAAGTAAAGTTATAAGAAATTTACCTTGAAGTGCACTGATTGGAATATTTGCAAAGTGAGCCATTTGCCTTCTCTGATCAGCGAATTCTCTCATCAGAGTTTCGTAAGAAGCTTCTCTCCAGTATTCTGTGTCAGTTTTGTGAGTAATTGAATGTAGAGCAATTTCAAAGCCACGGTTGTAGAGTTCATTGACCAAACTATAATCTGTGTACTCATGGTTGACAAAGAATGTTACTCCAatgttgcatttatttttattgactcgGTTGTAGAGAAGACTACGGTAAAGTGGAACATTGTTAACGTTGATACCATCGTCGAAAGTGAGGAGGACGAACTGAAATGTGGAGAAAACTAGGAGTTATTACactgcattattttttatggaaagCGAATGCGTGCACTTGAagcattaaaataatgattcagattattaattattactctaAATACGCCTTTTTTTTGATTTAGTTAGTTTAGAGATTATTTCAACGCgaaggtatttaatatttatcaaaatttatttagtcCATTGAAATGTTAAATTGACTGAACATTTTCTAGAGGACGCAATTTTATTTGTAGGACATGTTAGGGGTGTCAATAAAACCTTAACCCCAAGTTTGTGGGGTTGCCGCCCTTgtccgccatcttgaaaaaaggggtggaaacatatttttaactatatctCCGAAACTATTAATTGTACGGAAAATTTGTGAAGACATAATTTGTAGCAAATCGTTGTGGCTACAATTATGTTTATGTGACTTTTTaccataaacttaaaatttaaaaagttataagaaaaaaatgagaaaatttgctcaaaaattttcttttttgcttaataacttttttctgTTCATTTTAGCACAAAATTAGATGAGAACAAATTTATAGAGTCTGTCTTGCTAAAGTTTTGCtctataaatttttcattttagtgAATTTAGAACGTTGTTTCAGCGCTCCAAAGTCGACCAGGTTCATCAATGCTCATTATAACTTAGCAAAAACATCATGTTTCCATTACTTTTATGTTCTCTAGTTTTCTCAAAAATCATCAGAAGGTGGATAATTATTCGTTTCATAGCGCCGTGAGCGTATATCTTCCAAAGCAATAGCCGCTGTATCTCACTCTCATCtcgattttgatttgattggatTTCTCAAACAACTGCTTTATTTGCGGCGAAGTAATTCAAGATCAGAGTCATTTACGTCACAGCCGTCAGAAAAAGATATGTCATGTCATGAAGGTACAAAACAAAGATTTTGGATCTTGTTTTGAAACGATCGGATGACAAGGCAAAGAGCTGATCGTATTGCTAATGTTTCCAGTTTAGTTGAAGTTGAAGCTCGGTATCATAAGGATTGCAGCAAGCAATTGTATTTCAAAAAATGGAGTGATGAACAAAAACGTGATGATcgcaaaaataaaatcgacaatgCCATGGAGGATGTTTTTGCTTATTTACAGGAAAATAGTGAAGAGTTCCAAATTTCGAGTTactgatttaataaaatcaattaaggGGAGACTACGTTCCAGAGAATGGTACGATAATTGAACGATTGAGGGCAAAGTAGACAAGATAGCATTGTCTGTTTCAAAGGtgtgatatttaaaacaatatcaaaaaaagCCTCTCATGAAAGAAATGATAAGCAAGAAGAGGGATTGCAGAAGGTCAGCTAGAATCATTTTGAAAGATATACGCTCACGGCGCTATGAAACGAATAATTATCCACCTTCAGATGATTTTTTGAGAAAACTAGAGATCATAAAAGTAAGGTAAACATGATGTTTTGGCTTATCATGAGCATTGTTGAACCTGGTCGACTTTGAAGCGCTGTAACAGCGTTTAAAATTGaccaaaaagaaaaattttgaGCAAATTTTCTCACTTTTTtgcttaaaactttttaaattttaagtttatggtAAAAAGTCACATAAACATAATTGTAGCCACAAcgatttactataaattatgtttttacaatttttccaTACAATTAATAGTTTCGGggatatagttaaaaatatgtttgcaccgcttttttcaagatggcgggcGGGGGACAAGGGCGGCAACCCCACAAACTTGGGGTTAAGGTTGTATTGACACCCCCTACATGTCTCACAAATAAAATTGCGTCCTCTAGAAAATGTTCAGTGATACTCTAACATTGTAACATTTCAATggactaattataaatatgtaggtTTCAATGTTACGTGTAACAGCTAAAAACACTGAACAAAAAGGCCTCACAGTTGCTGTGTTCTTTACAGCCGATCGGTTTAAAAATTGTAGTATGATAGCTCGTTTACATGTATCTCCAATTATACTTTCACATAAAcacaattcaataataataataataatattgatattttattttaaaatatatccacaTAAGTAAGGTAAGTTTGGACTTAAAAAAACTAACCTGAGGAGTATCTCTCGGCTCTAAGTTTCCAGGAAT
This portion of the Vanessa atalanta chromosome 22, ilVanAtal1.2, whole genome shotgun sequence genome encodes:
- the LOC125072646 gene encoding chitin deacetylase 8-like translates to MRTAIVLFSLVLVAFAYTKGEELKLAEPCNPEACKLPSCRCSSSAIPGNLEPRDTPQFVLLTFDDGINVNNVPLYRSLLYNRVNKNKCNIGVTFFVNHEYTDYSLVNELYNRGFEIALHSITHKTDTEYWREASYETLMREFADQRRQMAHFANIPISALQGLRSPFLQMSGNSTYQMMNSAGLRYDLSWPTIRFTDPGLWPYTLHYQSTQDCIVPPCPTASIPGPWILPMVAWTDMQGFPCSMVDTCFYNPGSDNEEGWFKFILENFERHYLNNRAPFGFYIHEWYIRVNPGLQRAFTRFLNMINNLNDVFMVNGNDVIDWVQNPIPVNEYVKKDCKRLNPAACRPTSCGPIQSDHNPTSYYMTICNRCPRRYPWINNPLGE